The following proteins are co-located in the Puniceicoccus vermicola genome:
- a CDS encoding AAA family ATPase gives MSQSQLSEPASETDASLNERDIELLRNAPELYHQICNELGKRIIGQRDAIRHLFIALMARGHCLMIGVPGLAKTLLVQSLADILDLDFQRIQFTPDLMPGDITGSEILEEGDDGKRYFRFAKGPLFIQLLLADEINRTPPKTQAALLEAMQEKHITVAGHTHQLQAPFFVLATQNPVEQEGTYTLPEAQLDRFMFNLTIDYPSHEEEVEILLSTTVDRNATLSKLLDADRILALQHAVRQIPVPRSVADYVVHLVQATRPDHPDSPDFIRRYLQWGAGPRASQNLALAGKVIAMLDGRFNVAKEDIIEAAPLVLRHRLLTNFHAEAEGRKVNDLIADLIRHIN, from the coding sequence ATGTCACAATCGCAATTATCCGAACCTGCATCCGAAACGGACGCCTCCCTCAATGAACGCGACATAGAGTTACTGCGAAACGCACCCGAGCTTTACCATCAAATCTGCAACGAACTCGGCAAGCGTATCATCGGTCAGCGCGATGCGATCCGGCATCTTTTTATTGCTCTGATGGCACGCGGGCACTGCCTCATGATTGGTGTCCCGGGCCTCGCGAAAACTCTTCTCGTGCAAAGCTTGGCCGATATCCTCGACCTCGACTTTCAGCGCATTCAATTTACGCCCGACCTCATGCCGGGTGACATTACGGGCTCCGAAATTCTCGAAGAGGGAGACGATGGCAAGCGCTACTTCCGTTTCGCCAAGGGTCCCCTGTTTATCCAACTTCTGTTGGCCGACGAGATCAACCGCACGCCCCCCAAAACTCAGGCTGCGCTCCTTGAGGCGATGCAGGAAAAACATATCACCGTAGCTGGACACACTCATCAGCTTCAGGCCCCGTTCTTCGTTCTCGCCACCCAAAACCCTGTTGAACAAGAAGGCACTTACACTCTACCGGAAGCCCAACTCGATCGCTTCATGTTCAACCTCACGATCGATTATCCCTCCCATGAAGAGGAAGTCGAGATCCTCCTCTCGACCACGGTGGATCGGAACGCCACCCTCAGCAAGCTGCTCGATGCTGATCGCATCCTCGCTCTCCAACACGCAGTGCGCCAAATTCCGGTTCCGCGTTCGGTAGCTGACTACGTAGTCCACCTCGTGCAAGCCACGCGCCCGGATCATCCGGACTCGCCCGACTTCATTCGCCGCTACTTACAATGGGGTGCTGGCCCGCGAGCTTCGCAAAACCTCGCATTGGCTGGAAAAGTTATCGCCATGCTCGATGGCCGATTCAATGTCGCCAAGGAAGACATTATCGAGGCGGCTCCTCTCGTTTTGCGCCACCGCCTATTGACCAACTTCCATGCTGAAGCCGAGGGCCGAAAGGTGAACGACTTGATCGCAGACCTCATCCGCCATATCAATTGA